From the genome of Streptomyces sp. V1I1, one region includes:
- a CDS encoding S1 family peptidase, whose protein sequence is MRRTLRARICLSVLLVLPAAGLGPGTAAAAPEPHPGVTPSAMQYQLRSTLERALGDRTAGSYLDADTGELVVTVTDEAAAGQVRAAGAHAKRVERSTAELESAMAVLDARAKITGTSWGIDPSTNRIAIEADRTVSTRSMALLKTVAASLGDAVRIKRVSGVLKKEVVGGDAIHGGGYRCSAAFNVSKGTAHYFVTAGHCTNTATSWSTTSDGAAIGTSEGTSFPTNDYGIVRYTDGSQSAGDVNLYNGRYQDITSAADAIVGQAIRKSGSTSKVTSGKVTAVNVTANYGEGPVYNLVRTTACSAGGDSGGAHFAGATALGIHSGSSGCSRTRGSAIHQPVKEVLSAYGVNLD, encoded by the coding sequence ATGAGACGCACGCTCCGCGCGCGCATCTGTCTTTCCGTCCTCCTCGTCCTGCCTGCCGCCGGTCTGGGCCCAGGCACCGCCGCGGCCGCCCCGGAACCACATCCGGGCGTCACTCCCTCGGCGATGCAGTACCAGCTGCGCAGCACTCTCGAACGTGCGCTCGGCGACCGCACCGCCGGTTCATATCTCGACGCCGACACGGGCGAACTGGTCGTCACCGTCACCGATGAGGCCGCGGCCGGCCAGGTCCGGGCCGCCGGCGCACACGCGAAGCGCGTCGAGCGCAGCACGGCCGAGCTTGAATCCGCCATGGCCGTCCTGGATGCCCGGGCGAAGATCACCGGCACCTCCTGGGGTATCGACCCCTCGACGAACCGGATCGCGATCGAGGCCGACCGGACCGTCTCCACGCGCTCAATGGCGCTGCTGAAGACGGTGGCCGCGAGTCTCGGCGATGCCGTGCGGATCAAGCGTGTCTCCGGAGTCCTCAAGAAGGAAGTGGTCGGCGGAGACGCGATCCACGGCGGCGGCTACCGCTGCTCGGCAGCCTTCAACGTCTCGAAGGGCACGGCCCATTACTTCGTGACGGCGGGCCACTGCACCAACACGGCCACAAGCTGGTCGACAACGTCCGACGGCGCGGCCATCGGGACCAGCGAGGGCACCAGTTTCCCGACCAACGACTACGGCATCGTCCGGTACACGGACGGCTCGCAGTCCGCCGGGGACGTCAACCTCTACAACGGCAGGTACCAGGACATCACGTCCGCGGCGGACGCCATCGTCGGCCAGGCCATCAGGAAGAGCGGCTCGACGTCCAAGGTGACCAGCGGCAAGGTCACCGCGGTGAACGTCACCGCCAACTACGGCGAGGGGCCGGTCTACAACTTGGTCCGCACCACCGCCTGCTCGGCGGGCGGCGACAGCGGCGGCGCGCACTTCGCGGGTGCCACCGCGCTGGGCATCCACTCGGGCAGCTCCGGCTGCTCCCGCACCAGGGGCTCGGCGATCCACCAGCCGGTGAAGGAAGTGCTCAGCGCGTACGGCGTGAACCTGGACTGA
- a CDS encoding MerR family transcriptional regulator, with product MATETEEPTLTVDELAARAGVTVRTVRFYSTRGLLPPPAIGPRRVGHYGPGHLSRLALIEELQHQGMTLAAIERYLEQLPEDLSAHDLAVHRALVASWAPDSAEEASHADLERRAGRSLSEEDIDRLAAMGVLERAGDADGYRLDPGLLRLGVQLLDVPIAHETILAARTVLLEHTRSAAHELTRLFRDEVWSPYRERESDPEHVAAMKSLSAHMQPMVVQALVTAFQRSLKEELRAAFATE from the coding sequence ATGGCGACCGAGACCGAGGAGCCGACGCTCACCGTCGACGAGCTGGCCGCGCGGGCCGGGGTCACCGTGCGGACCGTGCGCTTCTACAGCACGCGCGGGCTGCTGCCTCCCCCGGCGATCGGGCCGCGGCGGGTCGGGCACTACGGCCCGGGTCATCTGTCCCGGCTGGCCCTCATCGAGGAGCTTCAGCACCAGGGCATGACTCTCGCAGCGATCGAGCGCTATCTGGAGCAGCTGCCGGAGGACCTGAGCGCGCACGATCTCGCCGTCCACCGTGCGCTGGTGGCCTCCTGGGCTCCGGATTCGGCCGAGGAGGCGTCCCATGCCGACTTGGAGCGCCGCGCGGGGCGGTCGCTGAGCGAGGAGGACATCGACCGGCTCGCGGCGATGGGTGTCCTGGAGCGCGCTGGCGACGCCGACGGCTACCGGCTCGACCCGGGGCTGCTGCGGCTCGGTGTGCAGCTGCTGGACGTGCCGATCGCGCACGAGACGATCCTCGCCGCCCGTACCGTCCTGCTGGAGCACACCCGCTCCGCCGCGCACGAACTCACCCGGCTGTTCCGGGACGAGGTGTGGAGCCCGTACCGGGAGCGGGAGTCGGACCCCGAGCATGTCGCGGCGATGAAGTCGCTGTCCGCCCATATGCAGCCGATGGTGGTGCAGGCGCTGGTGACCGCGTTCCAGCGGTCGCTGAAGGAGGAGCTGCGGGCCGCGTTCGCCACGGAGTAG
- a CDS encoding 3-hydroxyacyl-CoA dehydrogenase NAD-binding domain-containing protein — protein sequence MTESTTIRWERSDDGVVTLVLDDPNQSANTMNQAFKDSIAAIAERAEAEKDSIRGIIFTSAKKTFFAGGDLKDMIKVGPENAEQVFDTGMAIKHALRKIETLGKPVVAAINGAALGGGYEIALACHHRIALDAPGSKIGLPEVTLGLLPAGGGVTRTVRLMGIADALLKVLLQGTQYSPQRALENGLIHEVAATTDEMLAKARAFIDANPESQQPWDVKGYKIPGGTPSNPRFAADLPAYPANLKKQTAGAPYPAPRNILAAAVEGSQVDFETAQTIEARYFTELVTGRIAKNMIQAFFFDLQAVNSGANRPAGIEPRPVRKVAVLGAGMMGAGIAYSCARAGIEVVLKDVSLDAAEKGKGYSEQLLAKALSRGRTTEAKRDALLARITPTAEPADLAGCDAVIEAVFEDTALKHKVFQEIQDVIEPDALLCSNTSTLPITVLAEGVSRPVDFIGLHFFSPVDKMPLVEIIKGERTGDEALARAFDLVRQINKTPIVVNDSRGFFTSRVIGQFINEGVAMVGEGVDPASVEQAAAQAGYPAKVLSLMDELTLTLPRKIRNETKRAVEEARGTWSGHPADAVIDRMVDEFGRTGRSGGAGFYEYGEDGKRTGLWPGLREHFTRSEVDVPFEDMKERMLFSEALDSVRCLEENVLTSVADANIGSIMGIGFPAWTGGVLQYINGYEGGLPGFVARARELAERYGDRFDPPALLIEKAERGEKFSDEA from the coding sequence ATGACCGAGAGCACCACCATCCGCTGGGAGCGGAGCGACGACGGCGTCGTCACCCTCGTCCTCGACGACCCCAATCAGTCCGCCAACACGATGAACCAGGCCTTCAAGGACTCCATCGCGGCGATCGCCGAGCGCGCGGAGGCCGAGAAGGACTCCATCCGCGGCATCATCTTCACCTCCGCCAAGAAGACCTTCTTCGCGGGTGGCGACCTCAAGGACATGATCAAGGTCGGTCCGGAGAACGCCGAGCAGGTCTTCGACACCGGCATGGCCATCAAGCACGCCCTGCGCAAGATCGAGACCCTCGGCAAGCCCGTCGTCGCGGCGATCAACGGCGCGGCGCTGGGCGGCGGTTACGAGATCGCCCTGGCCTGCCACCACCGCATCGCGCTCGACGCGCCCGGCTCCAAGATCGGCCTGCCCGAGGTCACCCTCGGCCTGCTGCCGGCGGGCGGCGGCGTCACCCGTACCGTACGGCTGATGGGTATCGCGGACGCGCTGCTGAAGGTGCTGTTGCAGGGTACGCAGTACTCCCCGCAGCGGGCCCTGGAGAACGGCCTGATCCACGAAGTGGCCGCCACCACCGACGAGATGCTCGCCAAGGCGCGCGCCTTCATCGATGCCAACCCCGAGTCCCAGCAGCCCTGGGACGTCAAGGGCTACAAGATCCCCGGCGGCACCCCGTCCAACCCGCGGTTCGCCGCCGACCTCCCCGCCTACCCCGCGAATCTGAAGAAGCAGACCGCGGGCGCCCCCTATCCCGCCCCGCGCAATATCCTCGCGGCGGCCGTCGAGGGCTCCCAGGTCGACTTCGAGACCGCGCAGACCATCGAGGCGCGTTACTTCACCGAGCTGGTCACCGGCCGGATCGCCAAGAACATGATCCAGGCGTTCTTCTTCGACCTGCAGGCGGTCAACTCCGGCGCCAACCGCCCCGCGGGCATCGAGCCGCGCCCGGTCCGCAAGGTCGCCGTCCTCGGCGCGGGGATGATGGGCGCGGGCATCGCGTACTCCTGCGCCCGGGCGGGCATCGAAGTCGTCCTCAAGGACGTGTCTCTGGATGCTGCCGAGAAGGGCAAGGGCTACTCCGAGCAGCTGCTCGCGAAGGCGCTCTCCCGGGGCCGTACGACCGAGGCCAAGCGGGACGCGCTGCTCGCCCGCATCACGCCGACCGCGGAACCCGCGGATCTCGCGGGCTGCGACGCCGTGATCGAGGCGGTGTTCGAGGACACCGCACTCAAGCACAAGGTGTTCCAGGAGATCCAGGACGTCATCGAGCCGGACGCGCTGCTCTGCTCCAACACCTCGACCCTGCCCATCACCGTGCTCGCCGAAGGCGTGTCCCGGCCCGTCGACTTCATCGGGCTGCACTTCTTCTCGCCCGTCGACAAGATGCCGCTCGTCGAGATCATCAAGGGCGAGCGCACCGGTGACGAGGCGCTGGCCCGCGCCTTCGACCTGGTCCGCCAGATCAACAAGACCCCGATCGTCGTCAATGATTCGCGCGGTTTCTTCACCTCGCGCGTGATCGGCCAGTTCATCAACGAGGGCGTGGCGATGGTCGGCGAGGGCGTCGACCCGGCGTCGGTCGAGCAGGCCGCCGCGCAGGCCGGGTACCCGGCGAAGGTGCTCTCCCTGATGGACGAGCTGACGCTCACCCTGCCTCGCAAGATCCGCAACGAGACGAAGCGCGCGGTCGAGGAGGCCCGCGGCACCTGGTCCGGGCACCCGGCGGACGCCGTGATCGACCGGATGGTCGACGAGTTCGGGCGTACGGGCCGCAGCGGCGGTGCGGGCTTCTACGAGTACGGCGAGGACGGAAAGCGGACCGGGCTGTGGCCGGGCCTGCGCGAGCACTTCACGCGTTCCGAGGTGGACGTGCCCTTCGAGGACATGAAGGAGCGGATGCTCTTCTCGGAGGCGCTGGACTCGGTCCGCTGCCTGGAGGAGAACGTGCTGACGTCGGTCGCCGACGCCAACATCGGTTCCATCATGGGCATCGGCTTCCCGGCCTGGACGGGCGGCGTGCTGCAGTACATCAATGGCTACGAGGGCGGTCTGCCCGGCTTCGTGGCGCGCGCCCGGGAGCTCGCCGAGCGGTACGGCGACCGCTTCGACCCGCCGGCGCTGCTGATCGAGAAGGCGGAGCGGGGCGAGAAGTTCAGCGACGAGGCCTGA
- a CDS encoding acetyl-CoA C-acetyltransferase has protein sequence MSTEAYVYDAIRTPRGRGKANGALHGTKPIDLVVGLIHEIRNRFPGLDPAAIDDIVLGVVGPVGDQGSDIARISAIAAGLPDTVAGVQENRFCASGLEAVNMAAMKVRSGWEDLVLAGGVESMSRVPMASDGGAWFADPMTNYETGFVPQGIGADLIATIEGFSRRDVDEYAALSQERAAEAWKDGRFDRSVVPVRDRNGLVVLDQDEHLRPGTTADSLAALKPSFASIGEMGGFDAVALQKYHWVEKIDHVHHAGNSSGIVDGAALVAIGTKEVGERYGLTPRARIVSAAVSGSEPTIMLTGPAPATRKALAKAGLTIDDIDLVEINEAFAGVVLRFARDLDLPLDKINVNGGAIALGHPLGATGAMILGTVIDELERQDKRYGLVTLCVGGGMGIATVVERL, from the coding sequence TTGAGTACCGAAGCGTATGTGTACGACGCGATCCGCACCCCGCGCGGGCGCGGTAAGGCCAATGGTGCCCTGCACGGCACCAAGCCGATCGACCTCGTGGTCGGTCTGATCCACGAGATCCGCAACCGTTTCCCCGGCCTCGACCCGGCGGCGATCGACGACATCGTGCTCGGTGTCGTAGGCCCTGTCGGGGACCAGGGCTCCGACATCGCCCGTATCTCGGCCATCGCCGCCGGGCTGCCCGACACGGTCGCGGGCGTACAGGAGAACCGCTTCTGTGCCTCGGGGCTCGAAGCCGTCAACATGGCCGCGATGAAGGTCCGTTCGGGCTGGGAGGACCTGGTGCTCGCGGGCGGCGTCGAGTCGATGTCGCGGGTGCCGATGGCCTCCGACGGCGGCGCCTGGTTCGCCGACCCGATGACCAACTACGAGACGGGCTTCGTCCCGCAGGGCATCGGCGCCGACCTCATCGCCACCATCGAGGGCTTCTCCCGCCGCGATGTCGACGAGTACGCCGCGCTCTCCCAGGAGCGGGCGGCGGAGGCATGGAAGGACGGCCGCTTCGACCGCTCCGTCGTCCCCGTCCGCGACCGCAACGGCCTGGTCGTCCTCGACCAGGACGAGCACCTGCGCCCCGGCACCACCGCGGACAGCCTCGCCGCGCTCAAGCCCTCGTTCGCGAGCATCGGCGAGATGGGCGGCTTCGACGCGGTGGCGCTGCAGAAGTACCACTGGGTGGAGAAGATCGACCACGTACACCACGCGGGCAACTCCTCCGGCATCGTCGACGGCGCGGCGCTCGTCGCGATCGGCACGAAGGAGGTCGGCGAGCGGTACGGCCTGACCCCGCGCGCCCGGATCGTCTCCGCCGCGGTCTCCGGCTCCGAGCCGACCATCATGCTCACCGGCCCGGCGCCGGCCACCCGCAAGGCGCTCGCCAAGGCCGGGCTCACCATCGACGACATCGACCTAGTCGAGATCAACGAGGCGTTCGCCGGTGTCGTCCTGCGCTTCGCCCGCGACCTGGACCTCCCGCTGGACAAGATCAACGTCAACGGCGGCGCGATCGCCCTGGGCCACCCGCTCGGCGCCACCGGCGCGATGATCCTCGGCACGGTCATCGACGAACTGGAGCGCCAGGACAAGCGGTACGGCCTGGTCACGCTCTGCGTCGGCGGCGGCATGGGCATCGCGACGGTGGTCGAGCGCCTGTAG
- a CDS encoding acyl-CoA dehydrogenase family protein — translation MKRQIFTAEHDAFRETVRTFLAKEVLPHYEQWEKDGIVSRDAWLAAGKQGLLGLAVPEEYGGGGNADFRYSAVLAEEFTRAGAAGLALGLHNDIIGPYLTGLATDEQKRRWLPGFCSGEIITAIAMTEPGAGSDLQGIRTAAEDRGDHWILNGSKTFISNGILADLVVVVAKTTPEGGAKGLSLLVVERGMDGFERGRNLDKIGQKSQDTAELFFNDVRVPKENLLGELNGAFIHLMTNLAQERMGIAVAGIAAAEYLLEITTQYVKEREAFGRPLSKLQHIRFEIAEMATECAVTRTFLDRCIVDHSNGELDAVHASMAKWWATELQKRVADRCLQLHGGYGYMTEYRVARAFTDGRIQTIYGGTTEIMKEIIGRSLLA, via the coding sequence TTGAAGCGTCAGATCTTCACCGCCGAACACGACGCGTTCCGTGAGACCGTCCGGACCTTTCTCGCCAAGGAGGTCCTGCCGCACTACGAGCAGTGGGAGAAGGACGGCATCGTCAGCCGGGACGCCTGGCTGGCCGCGGGGAAGCAGGGGCTGCTCGGACTCGCCGTGCCCGAGGAGTACGGAGGTGGCGGGAACGCCGACTTCCGCTACAGCGCCGTGCTGGCCGAGGAGTTCACCCGGGCGGGCGCGGCCGGGCTCGCGCTCGGACTGCACAACGACATCATCGGCCCCTACCTCACCGGCCTCGCGACCGATGAGCAGAAGCGGCGGTGGCTGCCAGGCTTCTGCAGCGGCGAGATCATCACCGCGATCGCGATGACCGAGCCGGGCGCGGGCTCCGACCTCCAGGGCATCCGCACCGCCGCCGAGGACCGTGGTGACCACTGGATCCTCAACGGCTCCAAGACCTTCATCTCCAACGGCATCCTGGCCGACCTGGTGGTCGTCGTCGCCAAGACCACCCCAGAGGGCGGGGCCAAGGGCCTCTCACTGCTGGTCGTCGAACGCGGCATGGACGGCTTCGAGCGCGGCCGCAACCTCGACAAGATCGGCCAGAAGTCCCAGGACACGGCCGAGCTGTTCTTCAATGACGTGCGCGTCCCCAAGGAGAATCTGCTCGGCGAGCTGAACGGCGCCTTCATCCATCTGATGACCAATCTCGCGCAGGAGCGGATGGGCATAGCGGTCGCCGGAATCGCCGCCGCGGAGTATCTGCTCGAGATCACCACCCAGTATGTGAAGGAGCGCGAGGCCTTCGGGCGCCCGCTCTCCAAGCTTCAGCACATCCGGTTCGAGATCGCCGAGATGGCCACCGAATGCGCTGTCACCCGTACGTTCCTCGACCGCTGCATTGTGGATCACTCGAACGGGGAACTCGACGCCGTACACGCGTCGATGGCCAAATGGTGGGCCACCGAACTGCAAAAGCGCGTCGCCGACCGCTGCCTGCAATTGCACGGCGGCTACGGCTATATGACGGAATACCGCGTCGCCAGGGCTTTCACGGATGGCCGTATCCAGACGATCTACGGTGGCACGACCGAGATCATGAAGGAAATCATCGGCCGTTCTCTTCTCGCCTGA
- a CDS encoding CaiB/BaiF CoA-transferase family protein, whose protein sequence is MAAMGTGPLAGVRVVELAGIGPGPFAAMLLADLGADVVRVDRPGGSGLSIDPAYDLTNRNKRSVLIDLKAADGPGQVLDLVERADVLIEGYRPGVAERLGVGPQQCLARNPRLVYGRMTGWGQEGPLAQRAGHDIAYIAVTGTLGMIGKPDEPPAVPANLVGDYAGGSLYLVVGVLAALQHARSEGGAGQVVDAAIVDGAAHLATMIHGMMAAGGWQDRRGANLLDGGCPFYGNYETADGQYMAVGALEQQFYNEFIELLGIKDEAPARKDFARWGELRAAVAARFKTRTREEWTAVFEGSDACVAPVLSLREAPSHAHLAARGTFVDHGGLTQPAPAPRFSATPGSVYRGPAQPGADTAEVARDWDLPGLAEPAKEGES, encoded by the coding sequence ATGGCAGCGATGGGCACCGGCCCGCTGGCCGGAGTGCGAGTGGTCGAACTGGCGGGTATCGGGCCCGGTCCGTTCGCCGCCATGCTCCTGGCCGACCTCGGCGCCGATGTCGTACGGGTCGACCGGCCCGGCGGCTCGGGGCTGAGCATCGATCCGGCGTACGACCTCACCAACCGCAACAAGCGCTCCGTGCTGATCGACCTCAAGGCGGCGGACGGCCCCGGCCAGGTACTCGATCTGGTCGAGCGGGCCGACGTACTGATCGAGGGCTACCGGCCCGGCGTCGCCGAGCGGCTCGGCGTCGGGCCGCAGCAGTGCCTCGCCCGCAATCCGCGCCTGGTGTACGGGCGCATGACCGGCTGGGGCCAGGAGGGGCCACTCGCCCAGCGCGCCGGACACGACATCGCGTACATCGCCGTCACCGGCACCCTCGGCATGATCGGCAAGCCCGACGAGCCGCCGGCCGTCCCGGCCAACCTCGTCGGCGACTACGCAGGCGGCTCGCTCTATCTTGTCGTCGGAGTGCTCGCCGCCCTGCAACACGCCCGCAGCGAGGGCGGGGCCGGCCAGGTCGTGGACGCGGCGATCGTCGACGGGGCCGCCCATCTCGCCACGATGATCCACGGCATGATGGCGGCCGGCGGCTGGCAGGACCGGCGGGGGGCGAATCTGCTCGACGGCGGCTGCCCCTTCTACGGAAACTACGAGACTGCCGACGGCCAGTACATGGCGGTCGGCGCACTGGAGCAGCAGTTCTACAACGAGTTCATCGAGCTGCTCGGCATCAAGGACGAGGCTCCGGCGCGTAAGGACTTCGCCCGCTGGGGTGAGCTGCGCGCCGCCGTCGCCGCCCGCTTCAAGACCAGGACGCGCGAGGAGTGGACCGCCGTCTTCGAGGGCTCGGACGCCTGTGTCGCCCCGGTGCTCTCATTGCGGGAAGCCCCCTCGCACGCGCATCTCGCGGCCCGCGGAACGTTCGTCGACCACGGCGGACTCACCCAGCCCGCGCCCGCGCCCCGCTTCTCCGCCACACCCGGCTCCGTGTACCGGGGCCCCGCCCAGCCGGGCGCCGACACCGCAGAAGTGGCCCGCGACTGGGACCTGCCCGGCCTCGCCGAGCCCGCCAAGGAGGGCGAGAGTTGA
- a CDS encoding trans-acting enoyl reductase family protein, translating into MNRQNGTGRAQRPYDIVLFGATGFVGVLTAEYLAAHAPDGCRWAVAGRSRQKLERLRERLAAKHPGCVELPLIEADADDPDALRELAESTHVVATTVGPYIWYGEPLVAACAEAGTDYVDLTGEPEFVDLMYVRHDARARETGARLVHACGFDSVPHDLGAYFTVQHLPEDVPLRVDGFVRSNATFSGGTFASALTAMGRGRQMLRAAHDRRLHEPRLVGRRARAPLGGPRFSRETGAWALPLPTVDRQIVARSARALPRYGPDFRYRHYAAVRTLPMAAGGTAAVGALFGLAQLPPARRWLSDRIKPGEGPDERRRAKSWFSVRFVGEGGGRTVFTEVSGGDPGYDETAKMLAESALCLAFDQLPGAAGQVTTAVAMGDALLERLQAAGIRFRVAATR; encoded by the coding sequence TTGAACAGGCAGAACGGGACCGGTCGCGCGCAGCGCCCGTACGACATCGTGCTCTTCGGAGCGACGGGCTTCGTCGGCGTGCTCACCGCCGAGTACCTCGCGGCGCACGCGCCCGACGGATGCCGCTGGGCCGTCGCGGGCCGCAGCCGGCAGAAGCTGGAGCGGCTGCGTGAGCGGCTTGCCGCCAAGCATCCCGGCTGCGTCGAGCTGCCGCTGATCGAGGCGGACGCGGACGACCCCGACGCGCTGCGCGAACTCGCCGAGTCCACCCATGTGGTGGCCACGACGGTCGGCCCCTACATCTGGTACGGCGAGCCGCTGGTCGCCGCCTGCGCGGAAGCCGGGACCGACTACGTCGATCTGACCGGCGAGCCCGAGTTCGTGGACCTGATGTACGTACGCCATGACGCGCGGGCCCGGGAGACCGGGGCGCGGCTCGTCCACGCCTGCGGCTTCGACTCCGTCCCGCACGACCTGGGGGCGTACTTCACCGTCCAGCACCTTCCCGAGGACGTGCCGCTGCGCGTCGACGGGTTCGTACGCTCCAACGCCACCTTCTCCGGCGGGACGTTCGCCTCCGCGCTCACCGCGATGGGCCGCGGCCGGCAGATGCTGCGGGCCGCGCACGACCGGCGGCTGCACGAGCCGCGGCTGGTGGGACGGCGGGCGCGGGCCCCCCTCGGCGGGCCGCGGTTCAGCCGGGAGACCGGCGCGTGGGCGCTGCCGCTGCCGACTGTGGACCGGCAGATCGTGGCGCGCTCGGCGCGGGCCCTGCCACGGTACGGTCCGGACTTCCGCTACCGGCACTACGCGGCGGTCCGCACGCTTCCCATGGCGGCGGGTGGTACGGCGGCCGTGGGAGCGCTCTTCGGTCTGGCTCAACTACCCCCCGCCCGGCGCTGGTTGTCGGACCGGATCAAGCCGGGCGAGGGTCCGGACGAGCGGCGCAGGGCGAAGAGCTGGTTCTCGGTGCGTTTCGTGGGCGAAGGCGGCGGCCGCACGGTGTTCACGGAGGTCTCGGGCGGCGATCCGGGCTACGACGAGACGGCGAAGATGCTCGCCGAGTCGGCGCTGTGCCTGGCCTTCGACCAACTGCCGGGCGCCGCGGGGCAGGTCACGACGGCGGTCGCGATGGGTGATGCGCTGCTGGAGCGGCTGCAGGCGGCCGGCATCCGGTTCCGGGTGGCCGCCACGCGCTGA
- the mmpA gene encoding morphogenic membrane protein MmpA: MTTQTTHSATEITTHPVERIVTAVLILAALAGFGWVGSMVYAALTG, from the coding sequence ATGACGACTCAGACGACGCACAGCGCGACCGAGATCACCACCCACCCCGTCGAGCGCATCGTGACGGCCGTACTCATCCTGGCCGCCCTCGCGGGCTTCGGCTGGGTGGGATCGATGGTCTACGCGGCGCTGACCGGCTGA
- a CDS encoding endonuclease V encodes MKIIETPADWPVDETAALAVQDELRTRVVLDEPGPEPGTGLVTGVDVAYDDERDVVAAAAVVLDAATLTVVEEATAVGRVAFPYVPGLLAFREIPAVLAALESLTRDPGLVVCDGYGRAHPRRFGLASHLGVLTGLPVIGVAKNPFAFSYGELGPRRGDFAALRADDGEEVGRALRTQDGVKPVFVSVGHRTTLDNACAHTLRLAPGYRLPESTRLADRLCRRALAEATA; translated from the coding sequence ATGAAGATCATCGAGACGCCCGCCGACTGGCCCGTCGACGAGACTGCGGCCCTGGCCGTACAGGACGAGCTGCGCACACGCGTCGTCCTGGACGAGCCCGGCCCGGAGCCGGGTACGGGCCTTGTGACCGGCGTCGATGTGGCGTACGACGACGAGCGCGATGTCGTCGCCGCGGCGGCCGTCGTCCTGGACGCCGCGACGCTCACGGTCGTCGAGGAGGCCACCGCGGTGGGCAGGGTCGCCTTCCCCTACGTGCCCGGACTGCTGGCCTTCCGGGAGATCCCGGCCGTGCTCGCCGCCCTGGAGTCCCTCACCCGGGACCCCGGCCTCGTCGTCTGCGACGGCTACGGCCGGGCGCACCCCCGCCGGTTCGGGCTCGCCAGCCATCTCGGCGTGCTGACAGGGCTGCCGGTGATCGGTGTCGCCAAGAACCCCTTCGCCTTCAGCTACGGCGAACTCGGGCCGAGGCGAGGCGACTTCGCGGCGCTGCGCGCGGACGACGGCGAGGAGGTCGGCCGCGCGCTGCGCACCCAGGACGGCGTCAAGCCGGTCTTCGTCTCCGTCGGCCACCGCACGACGCTCGACAACGCCTGCGCACACACCCTCCGCCTTGCGCCCGGCTACCGGCTCCCCGAGAGCACGCGGCTCGCGGACCGGTTGTGCCGGCGCGCCCTTGCGGAGGCGACTGCGTAA
- a CDS encoding YciI family protein, whose amino-acid sequence MFVLELTYTAPVERVDELLEAHVAWLDALYEDGVFIASGRKNPRDGGVILAVGDDRARIEKIAAADPFTVGGVCEYRITEFIATKTAPELAPYKQQLPS is encoded by the coding sequence ATGTTCGTACTGGAATTGACCTACACCGCACCGGTCGAGCGCGTCGACGAGCTCCTCGAGGCGCATGTGGCGTGGCTGGACGCGCTGTACGAGGACGGCGTGTTCATCGCGTCGGGCCGCAAGAACCCGCGCGACGGCGGGGTGATCCTGGCCGTCGGGGACGACCGCGCGCGGATCGAGAAGATCGCGGCGGCCGACCCCTTCACGGTCGGCGGCGTGTGCGAGTACCGGATCACGGAGTTCATCGCGACGAAGACGGCGCCCGAACTCGCCCCGTACAAGCAGCAGTTGCCCTCCTAG